A window of Paraburkholderia megapolitana genomic DNA:
ATCGTAGGTCGGCGTCAGTCGATACTCGATGCAGCGGTCGCCGAAATTGGCGGCGATGTGGTGGCGCTGCGGGCCGACGTGTCCCGACAGGCCGAGCTGGATCGCGTCTACGAAGCAGTTCGTGTCGCGAAAGGCAAAGTAGATATCGTGGTGGCGAACGCCGGCGTTCAGACGCGAGAAGCACTCGGTTCGATTACCGAAGAGGGCATCGATTCCCAGCTCGCGATCAATTTCAAGGGCGTCATTTATACGGTTCAGCAGGCTCTACCGTTGCTGAGCGATGGAGCATCGATCATCCTGGTGTCGTCCGCGACGGCACAGAAGGGTTTGCCCGCGCGCACGGTCTATTCCGCGACCAAGGCCGCGATTCGCAGCTTTGCGCGGACA
This region includes:
- a CDS encoding SDR family NAD(P)-dependent oxidoreductase, coding for MGASLQGKIAVITGGGEGIGLASAKRMVEEGASVFIVGRRQSILDAAVAEIGGDVVALRADVSRQAELDRVYEAVRVAKGKVDIVVANAGVQTREALGSITEEGIDSQLAINFKGVIYTVQQALPLLSDGASIILVSSATAQKGLPARTVYSATKAAIRSFARTWATELKARRIRVNTISPGPIMTPLVKATFVDEAAKDAYMKNIVGAVPLGRAGEADEMGAIVAFLASDAASYINGADIQADGGFAQV